The following are encoded together in the Vigna unguiculata cultivar IT97K-499-35 chromosome 2, ASM411807v1, whole genome shotgun sequence genome:
- the LOC114174267 gene encoding protein PLANT CADMIUM RESISTANCE 9-like: MASNPEKQSTKGQWTTGLYDCWEDPSHCCFTLFCPCITFGQIAEIVDGGTISKNAACCIYTHGWSWLNGAIYRSKLRRLFSLPEEPYSDSFTHCCCCVCSLTQEFRELKNRGIHPSIGWEGNVEKWKRAGVEPPIAPTMSR; the protein is encoded by the exons ATGGCTTCAAACCCAGAGAAACAATCAACCAAGGGACAATGGACCACTGGACTCTATGATTGTTGGGAAGATCCCTCTCATt GTTGCTTCACATTGTTTTGTCCATGCATCACCTTTGGGCAGATTGCAGAGATAGTCGATGGAGGAACAATAT CAAAAAATGCAGCGTGCTGCATTTACACGCATGGGTGGTCGTGGCTAAATGGTGCGATTTACAGATCCAAATTGAGAAGACTCTTCTCACTGCCTGAGGAACCTTATTCTGATTCATTTACTCATTGTTGTTGCTGCGTTTGTTCCCTCACTCAAGAATTCAGAGAACTCAAAAACCGTGGAATTCATCCTTCTATCG GTTGGGAAGGTAATGTTGAGAAGTGGAAGAGGGCAGGTGTAGAACCTCCAATTGCTCCCACCATGTCTCGTTGA